The following proteins are encoded in a genomic region of bacterium:
- a CDS encoding Gfo/Idh/MocA family oxidoreductase yields MSDAKPLVKDSTIRIAMLGMVDGNGHPYSWSAIFNGYDKDEMAKCPFPAIPAYLDKQPKDTFGIADAHVTHIWTDDPADAAKVSKASLVPNIVSKAEDVIGEVDAVIVATDKGYEHVERCRPFVEAGIPIFVDKPMVDNEADLETFCKWVDEGKPILSSSSMRYCKEFIPYQISTHDLGELRYVSILTPKTWERYGIHALESIYPIIGPGFVSARNTGSMDRNIVHLKHEKGVDATVVATNDLGIFGAMQLCGTKGYANAAISDSYHSFKAQLEAFVKYLMTGVRPFPFSETIELMKMVIAGIKSRDEGGREVMLAEISEK; encoded by the coding sequence ATGAGTGATGCAAAACCGCTGGTAAAAGACTCAACAATTCGGATTGCAATGCTGGGGATGGTGGATGGAAACGGCCACCCATACTCATGGAGCGCGATTTTCAATGGATATGACAAAGATGAAATGGCGAAATGCCCGTTCCCGGCCATTCCGGCGTATCTCGACAAGCAGCCGAAAGATACATTCGGCATAGCGGATGCGCACGTCACACACATATGGACTGATGACCCTGCGGATGCAGCAAAAGTGTCCAAGGCGTCACTGGTGCCAAATATTGTATCAAAGGCAGAGGATGTGATCGGTGAGGTGGACGCAGTGATCGTCGCGACCGACAAAGGTTATGAGCATGTAGAGCGGTGCAGACCGTTTGTGGAGGCCGGGATTCCAATCTTCGTCGATAAGCCGATGGTGGATAACGAGGCGGATCTCGAAACCTTCTGCAAATGGGTCGATGAAGGCAAACCAATCCTCTCATCGAGCAGCATGCGCTATTGCAAAGAATTTATCCCATACCAAATCTCCACACACGATCTCGGCGAACTGCGGTATGTAAGCATTCTGACTCCGAAGACATGGGAACGCTACGGAATCCATGCGCTAGAGAGCATATATCCGATAATCGGACCGGGGTTCGTATCGGCCAGAAATACAGGCAGCATGGATCGCAATATAGTACATCTCAAGCACGAGAAAGGCGTCGATGCCACAGTGGTGGCAACTAATGACCTCGGCATATTCGGCGCGATGCAGCTCTGCGGCACAAAAGGATATGCCAATGCCGCCATATCCGACTCATATCACTCGTTCAAAGCACAGCTCGAAGCATTTGTAAAATATCTTATGACCGGCGTCCGACCATTTCCGTTTTCTGAGACAATCGAGCTGATGAAAATGGTCATCGCAGGCATAAAGAGCCGTGATGAGGGTGGTCGGGAAGTTATGCTTGCCGAGATTTCCGAAAAATAG
- the pyrF gene encoding orotidine-5'-phosphate decarboxylase — MSKQKIIIPLDVDIPDKAVELVHKLSGEVGAFKVGLELINIAGPAIFDKIKSAGADKVFYDCKLHDIPNTVAGASRAIAKRGLWLFNVHCAGGLDMMKAAKQASVESAEQAGVEPPKVIGVTILTSIDQCVLNDQMRVPGTVADQVVHFAKLAKEAGLDGVVASAHEIEKIRQACGDNFMIVTPGVRPAGGDVGDQKRVMTPGEAVRRGSDYLVIGRPIIKAGDPVAAARAIADEIERV, encoded by the coding sequence TTGAGCAAACAAAAGATCATTATTCCACTGGACGTCGATATACCCGACAAAGCAGTTGAGCTGGTACATAAGCTAAGCGGTGAAGTGGGGGCATTCAAAGTCGGGCTGGAACTTATAAACATAGCTGGACCGGCCATATTTGACAAGATCAAGTCAGCCGGAGCCGATAAAGTTTTCTACGATTGCAAACTGCATGATATCCCCAACACGGTCGCCGGAGCGTCGCGCGCTATAGCCAAAAGGGGTTTGTGGCTGTTTAATGTCCACTGCGCAGGTGGTCTGGACATGATGAAAGCCGCAAAACAGGCATCGGTAGAGTCTGCTGAACAAGCCGGGGTGGAGCCACCCAAGGTGATAGGCGTGACGATCCTGACCAGTATAGACCAGTGTGTGCTCAACGACCAGATGCGCGTGCCGGGCACTGTAGCCGATCAGGTTGTTCATTTCGCAAAACTGGCTAAGGAGGCGGGTCTGGACGGAGTAGTTGCCTCAGCGCATGAGATCGAGAAAATCCGTCAGGCTTGCGGCGATAATTTTATGATAGTGACCCCCGGCGTCAGGCCGGCTGGCGGTGATGTAGGTGACCAGAAAAGGGTAATGACCCCTGGCGAGGCAGTGCGTAGAGGCTCGGATTACCTGGTGATTGGCCGGCCGATTATCAAGGCTGGTGACCCGGTAGCAGCCGCGCGTGCAATTGCTGATGAGATTGAGAGAGTCTGA
- a CDS encoding GNAT family N-acetyltransferase has translation MSTHCKIRTAAESDVPLVFELVRDLAEFEHMTDECVATEQDIHNLLFGTGAVAEAVIADFDGQAAGFALFLHNCSTFAGKKVIYLEDLFVRPALRGKGIGKALLLHVIDLAKERDCARVEWHALKWNTRAIEFYKSIGAVPRDDWMWFHMLLQGSW, from the coding sequence ATGAGCACACATTGCAAAATACGAACAGCAGCAGAATCGGATGTACCACTTGTATTTGAGCTCGTCAGAGACCTGGCCGAATTTGAACATATGACTGACGAATGCGTCGCTACGGAGCAGGATATTCACAATCTGCTATTTGGAACAGGCGCAGTCGCCGAAGCTGTCATAGCAGATTTTGACGGCCAGGCTGCCGGGTTTGCCCTTTTTCTGCACAACTGTTCCACTTTCGCAGGCAAAAAAGTAATATATCTCGAAGACCTGTTCGTCCGGCCTGCTCTACGCGGTAAGGGTATAGGCAAGGCGCTTCTGCTGCATGTAATCGATCTCGCAAAGGAAAGAGACTGTGCCCGCGTGGAGTGGCACGCCCTCAAGTGGAACACACGGGCCATTGAGTTTTATAAGAGCATAGGAGCCGTGCCCAGAGACGACTGGATGTGGTTTCATATGCTCTTGCAGGGGAGTTGGTAG
- a CDS encoding zinc ribbon domain-containing protein, with amino-acid sequence MKPNDLNLLRAKEIVSLAAWGGGIIAVCGGGSFFVLLSWICTFVWVALDENWRRNRISFWTVFTFFTGPIGFLLYYRFRPSVPSVCSGCGSMMPSQWQPCPVCGYTILVIRWWRAIGRNYSILIDSLVHSPVDKAKETAKQLTIAFAAAGILSIILNPLLGKTFGLAIEVFSIASYWVMLAWWVYLDSAWRKMDGMPWAVLVLVTNVVGLVTYLVIRYPDPQMCSHCGRSVAIGLKYCPFCGLEIEKMCPHCQSPVKPGWQYCPVCSAKLALEEPVQPQSSQAGITISGSVLDTSESSPIAGAVVKIDSREDDICAITDALGRFELAGLDQRPYVLVASADGYVLQAKSYSPADDANKRICFTLDCSILS; translated from the coding sequence ATGAAGCCTAATGATTTGAACTTGCTTCGCGCAAAGGAGATTGTATCTCTTGCGGCATGGGGCGGCGGAATAATTGCAGTGTGCGGCGGCGGCTCGTTTTTTGTTTTGTTGAGTTGGATATGCACATTCGTTTGGGTTGCCCTGGATGAGAATTGGCGGCGCAATCGCATATCGTTTTGGACAGTCTTTACATTCTTTACCGGCCCAATAGGTTTTTTATTGTATTACCGTTTCCGTCCATCTGTTCCGTCGGTTTGTTCTGGGTGTGGATCCATGATGCCGAGCCAATGGCAGCCGTGTCCGGTTTGTGGTTACACGATATTGGTTATCAGATGGTGGCGTGCAATTGGCAGAAACTATTCCATACTTATCGATTCTCTGGTGCACAGTCCTGTGGATAAGGCCAAAGAGACTGCAAAGCAGCTGACGATCGCTTTTGCCGCGGCAGGCATACTCAGTATTATATTGAATCCTCTTTTGGGCAAAACCTTTGGGCTGGCTATAGAAGTTTTCTCGATAGCTTCATACTGGGTCATGCTGGCATGGTGGGTATATCTGGACAGTGCCTGGCGGAAAATGGACGGTATGCCCTGGGCTGTCCTGGTTCTTGTGACCAATGTGGTCGGTCTGGTGACATATCTGGTGATCAGATACCCCGATCCACAAATGTGCTCACACTGCGGCAGGAGTGTCGCTATCGGCCTGAAATACTGCCCATTTTGTGGTCTGGAGATTGAAAAGATGTGCCCGCACTGCCAGTCGCCTGTAAAACCCGGATGGCAGTATTGCCCGGTATGCTCAGCCAAACTGGCTTTGGAAGAGCCAGTCCAGCCACAATCGAGCCAAGCAGGCATTACTATAAGCGGCAGTGTTCTGGATACATCTGAAAGCAGTCCTATTGCTGGTGCGGTTGTAAAGATAGATTCGCGCGAGGATGATATATGTGCTATCACGGATGCTCTCGGCAGGTTTGAGCTAGCTGGTCTCGATCAGCGTCCATATGTATTAGTCGCGTCGGCGGATGGTTATGTGCTTCAGGCAAAATCATATTCACCGGCTGACGATGCCAACAAGCGAATTTGTTTTACTCTCGATTGCTCCATATTGTCCTAA
- a CDS encoding carboxypeptidase regulatory-like domain-containing protein, whose product MRKVAGWLCYASLVLTIAFAAYFSYLVLAPFFRGGEVRYYWDYSQERNSSMNALVKQLTREGINSPNLLRGYVLQPVGRLNGNYNSHYSWETIDQLVDTWATPKVSDGRIQKTWAAVADRDGTVIATYPKEYRKPMGLVNRPTVEGWRGALASGQNPTDEIDVSPIFDAHGRQIGSVAVAWRKLPQYKVAIIPPEAQVHGIMSQFSAALAALISFLAFIVLLPTWVALDAGWRGMRSFAWVALIILTGPIGLAAYLIARLAPPRLCPNCGEEVFSRYKKCPVCGTPLHTKCPICGKKLKPGWQFCPTCNERQSKPQEEKPQPYEPFTVHPNLDDALQDGQGIPELCEPYHNEEANGSIGGRVIDKVSLQPVIGARVFIDSTRVEREMATGSNGEFRLEDIPQGPYSLCADAPGYARQTKIADVERSQCLTIGFALESVTREDSDEA is encoded by the coding sequence ATGAGAAAAGTTGCCGGGTGGCTGTGTTATGCCAGCTTAGTATTGACTATAGCTTTTGCAGCTTATTTTTCCTATCTAGTATTGGCGCCATTTTTTAGGGGTGGAGAGGTTCGCTATTATTGGGATTACAGTCAAGAGCGGAACTCATCTATGAATGCTCTTGTTAAGCAATTGACACGCGAAGGCATAAATTCTCCCAATCTGCTTCGTGGATATGTGTTGCAGCCTGTGGGCCGACTCAATGGTAATTATAATAGTCATTATTCCTGGGAAACTATTGATCAACTCGTCGATACCTGGGCTACTCCAAAAGTCTCTGATGGAAGAATACAAAAGACTTGGGCAGCGGTAGCTGATAGAGATGGCACAGTCATTGCGACTTACCCCAAGGAATATAGAAAGCCCATGGGGCTTGTCAATCGGCCAACAGTCGAAGGGTGGCGGGGCGCGCTTGCTTCGGGTCAAAATCCAACAGACGAAATTGATGTTTCACCAATATTTGATGCCCATGGCAGGCAAATTGGAAGTGTTGCTGTCGCATGGAGAAAACTGCCACAGTATAAGGTTGCCATTATTCCCCCGGAAGCACAGGTTCATGGAATCATGTCGCAGTTTAGTGCAGCTCTTGCGGCGCTGATCAGTTTTCTAGCGTTTATTGTTTTGCTGCCGACATGGGTCGCGCTGGATGCTGGTTGGCGCGGGATGCGTTCATTTGCATGGGTTGCACTGATTATACTCACAGGTCCAATAGGGCTGGCTGCCTATCTGATAGCACGGCTTGCTCCTCCGAGGTTATGCCCAAACTGCGGGGAAGAAGTCTTCTCGCGCTACAAAAAATGTCCTGTATGCGGGACTCCGCTGCACACGAAATGCCCTATATGCGGCAAAAAACTCAAACCGGGCTGGCAGTTCTGTCCTACTTGTAATGAGCGGCAGTCCAAGCCACAGGAAGAGAAACCGCAGCCTTATGAGCCGTTTACGGTTCATCCCAACTTGGATGACGCATTACAAGATGGACAAGGTATACCGGAGCTGTGTGAGCCGTATCATAATGAGGAAGCGAACGGCTCAATAGGCGGTCGTGTTATTGATAAAGTTTCGCTGCAGCCTGTAATCGGTGCAAGAGTCTTTATCGACTCCACTCGTGTAGAGCGTGAGATGGCCACTGGTAGTAACGGCGAATTCAGACTGGAAGACATACCTCAGGGCCCTTATAGCCTGTGCGCTGATGCGCCGGGGTATGCTCGCCAGACAAAGATTGCAGATGTAGAGCGGAGTCAGTGTCTGACGATAGGCTTTGCGCTTGAGTCTGTTACAAGGGAGGACTCGGATGAAGCCTAA
- a CDS encoding zf-HC2 domain-containing protein codes for MICEKYEPKIVAYVLGELAEAEAEQCHAHIEACEHCRSIYEKYACLVDEISRDAEPIPTLAESESLSQALAQIPLHQQQTRPDAQPYSKGLPALIFGSLVVFCAIAVVLSLQVLGHFNLAAAIWSIGPAPITVFILVAIFVTSFLPIAVASKRRPLNGMTFRR; via the coding sequence GTGATCTGTGAGAAATACGAACCGAAAATTGTTGCATATGTCCTTGGTGAATTGGCGGAGGCCGAAGCGGAGCAGTGCCATGCGCATATAGAGGCATGCGAACACTGCCGGAGCATTTATGAGAAATATGCATGCCTTGTGGATGAGATTTCACGCGACGCCGAACCGATTCCCACTCTTGCCGAGTCTGAGTCTCTCTCGCAAGCTCTGGCACAGATTCCTCTCCATCAGCAACAGACCCGGCCGGATGCACAGCCTTATTCAAAAGGTTTGCCTGCTCTGATATTTGGCTCACTGGTTGTGTTTTGTGCGATTGCGGTTGTGCTATCGCTCCAGGTATTGGGTCACTTCAATCTTGCTGCTGCGATATGGTCGATAGGTCCTGCGCCGATTACTGTTTTTATTTTAGTCGCTATATTCGTCACATCTTTCCTTCCGATAGCGGTAGCGTCAAAGAGAAGGCCGCTGAACGGTATGACTTTCAGAAGATGA
- a CDS encoding RNA polymerase sigma factor, with product MNRLSDEELIVRLASGERAAMDVLVSRYHGKLIDFAQRHLNDREASADVAQITLVRVFRCAASFRQQSSFKTWLYTIALNLTREELRRRKRKGVSLFSEMSGDESEIDLACEDVSPEDFLVGRAESVMLWQEVESLQDKHRTAVILRFRAELTYDEIAEVMKAPSGTVRSWVHYALKTLRKSLEREQK from the coding sequence TTGAACCGACTTTCGGACGAGGAACTCATCGTGCGCTTGGCGTCAGGTGAAAGAGCCGCGATGGATGTGCTGGTGTCCAGATATCATGGTAAGCTGATAGATTTTGCGCAGAGGCATCTTAATGACAGGGAAGCCTCTGCCGATGTTGCTCAGATTACCCTGGTGAGAGTATTTAGATGTGCTGCCTCCTTTCGACAACAATCCAGCTTCAAAACGTGGCTGTATACAATAGCTCTCAACCTGACGAGGGAGGAACTGCGCAGGCGCAAACGCAAAGGTGTGTCTCTGTTTTCGGAGATGTCAGGCGATGAGTCTGAGATAGATTTGGCTTGCGAGGATGTATCGCCTGAAGATTTCCTTGTCGGCAGGGCTGAATCGGTAATGCTATGGCAAGAAGTCGAGTCTCTGCAAGACAAGCATCGCACGGCTGTGATCCTGAGGTTTCGCGCGGAACTCACATATGACGAGATTGCCGAAGTGATGAAGGCTCCGAGTGGAACGGTTAGGTCGTGGGTTCATTATGCGTTGAAGACTCTCAGAAAATCATTGGAGCGAGAACAAAAGTGA
- a CDS encoding nitroreductase family protein yields the protein MLEAIKNRRSIRFYRDTQVSDEQIQEVLKAGFCAPSAHNRCQWHAVVVRDQETKEKLTAVHKWAKIARKAPVVIVVCVERTGFDHFWIEDGSAFTENMLIQATDMGLSTCWVGVQGLADEEYNAEAIVRDALDLPEQMGVVNMVTLGYGARFPQPREPKIPEGRLHYGKFGNFNP from the coding sequence ATGCTTGAAGCAATAAAAAACAGACGCAGTATACGGTTTTATCGAGACACACAAGTCAGCGACGAACAGATCCAAGAGGTGCTCAAGGCAGGGTTTTGCGCACCTTCGGCGCATAATCGATGCCAGTGGCACGCAGTTGTTGTCAGGGACCAGGAAACGAAAGAGAAACTCACCGCTGTCCATAAATGGGCAAAGATAGCTAGAAAGGCTCCGGTTGTAATTGTTGTTTGTGTGGAGCGCACCGGTTTCGACCACTTCTGGATTGAGGACGGTTCGGCTTTCACGGAAAACATGCTCATCCAAGCGACCGACATGGGTTTGTCTACGTGCTGGGTGGGAGTCCAGGGTCTGGCCGATGAGGAGTATAATGCCGAAGCCATAGTCCGCGATGCGCTCGATCTGCCTGAGCAGATGGGCGTGGTCAACATGGTTACACTCGGCTACGGCGCACGTTTTCCGCAGCCGCGCGAGCCCAAAATTCCCGAGGGTCGCCTGCACTACGGCAAATTCGGCAATTTCAATCCATAG
- a CDS encoding Mut7-C RNAse domain-containing protein, producing the protein MVGSILALDQSMCAFLPTIGNHMKFLADAMLGKLAKWLRMLGYDTLYYSDIDDDELVRIAIREDRILLTRDRLLCRRRMVRSRCIFIDWGTTGDQVRQVMRQFDLKPSRDRLFTRCTICNGEIVPIDKSELYGRVPPYVFQTQSEFGFCANCDKIYWRGTHVEHVLSNLR; encoded by the coding sequence ATGGTCGGGAGTATTCTTGCCCTCGACCAGTCTATGTGTGCATTCTTGCCCACAATAGGTAATCATATGAAGTTTCTAGCGGATGCAATGCTCGGAAAACTGGCGAAGTGGCTGAGGATGCTCGGCTATGACACGCTGTATTACTCCGACATCGACGATGATGAGTTGGTGCGGATAGCGATCCGAGAGGACCGGATCCTGCTCACACGCGACAGATTGCTCTGCCGCCGCCGAATGGTGCGCAGCCGATGTATATTTATCGATTGGGGCACAACCGGCGATCAGGTACGCCAGGTAATGCGGCAATTTGACCTCAAACCATCGAGAGATCGACTTTTTACCCGATGCACCATATGCAACGGCGAGATTGTGCCGATAGACAAGTCTGAGCTTTATGGCAGAGTGCCTCCGTATGTTTTTCAAACTCAGAGTGAGTTCGGCTTCTGCGCAAATTGTGATAAGATATACTGGCGTGGGACGCATGTTGAGCATGTGCTAAGCAATTTACGCTAA
- a CDS encoding transposase — translation MPAHFKVYDGHYPHFVTSATIHWIPAFRRDYYFRVMTDSLGYCIKCRGLILHAYVIMPDHFHLICTQTDGDLPQLLGNIKGYTAHLVAEKIRQEDRSSWVRAIERAGGVWQDGYHPEQIHSIKFCEQKMRYMHDNPVRAGFVTNPCDWKYSSAGFYYEDRASIQPLEVIDW, via the coding sequence ATGCCGGCACACTTCAAAGTATATGATGGCCATTACCCTCATTTTGTAACCAGTGCGACTATTCACTGGATACCGGCTTTTCGTCGTGACTACTACTTTCGAGTCATGACTGATAGTCTAGGTTACTGCATCAAATGCAGGGGTTTGATTCTTCATGCATATGTAATTATGCCGGATCACTTCCACTTGATATGCACACAAACTGATGGCGATTTACCTCAGCTATTGGGCAATATCAAAGGTTACACTGCGCATTTAGTTGCTGAAAAAATACGTCAGGAAGATCGCAGTTCATGGGTTCGTGCAATTGAGCGGGCAGGTGGTGTATGGCAAGATGGATATCACCCAGAGCAAATTCATTCAATCAAGTTTTGCGAGCAGAAAATGAGATACATGCATGATAATCCGGTAAGAGCAGGTTTTGTGACGAATCCGTGCGATTGGAAATACTCAAGTGCTGGTTTCTATTATGAGGATCGTGCGTCTATTCAACCTTTGGAGGTCATTGATTGGTAA